agattctccctttccctctccctctgctcttccacgccctccttcccccacaaaAAAATAGAAGCACGTAAATCAGTGAACCTCGTTTAGCAACTGAAATACCTCaatcacagcaaaagaaaatacattgaaGTTCTGAATACATTGCTTGCCAGCAACAAAcctgtttatttctctttgactCTCCCTCAGTTGGTTGACCTTATAAATGCTACactgctgggttttgtttttttttttttttaagattttatttatttgacagtgagagagggaacacaagcagggggattgggtgagggagaagcaggcttacttctgaggagggagcccgatgtggggctcgatcccaggaccctgggactgtgacctgagctgaaggcagacgcttgacaactgagccacccaggcaccgctacaCTGCTGTTTAGAATTTAGGCATCCATGCTTTCATTGTTACATCTTTGCTCCTTTCCCCCTATTAAATGTCCTTTATCAGGGATGAAGCCAGCAGAATTTGCTTGTCCTCAGCAACTCAAGTCTCtggtcttcttcctttcctctttgggGGCTTCTGCATTGCTATTtggtgggggtgtgtgggagggTGCTGGTTCTGCATATGCTTCCAGATGTTCCAGTTCACTTAGGGCATGTCTGCTGAAAGAATGCTATACCCcggtttcaatttcttttttgatctATTAGAACAAAATCTTCattatcttttctccttttggatTGCCATGTTAAAATctcaaaatttcagaaataagtgAAGTCACAAACGTGGTCACATAAATCCTTCAcattctgttcttttgatttctgtaTTAGATGAATCTTGCACAGCGAGTATATATATGTTCCTGTGAAGTTGTacaaagaataaatgaacattttcaaGAAGAAAGTTCATCATTGTCACCTCTTAAAGAGACCAGAACATTACAAAACACagttaaacagtattttttttttttaaagattttattttatttatttgacagagagaaatcacaagtagacagagaggcaggcagagagagagagggaagcaggctccctgctgagcagagagcccgatgcgggactcgatcccaggaccctgagatcatgacctgagccgaaggcagcggcttaacccactgagccacccaggcgcccccacagttaAACAGTATTAACTGGGTTTCTTAAcaggtattttataaatttttctccttctgggagaAAGTTCCTTAGGTCTTCTAGTTCTGAGAGGATATCTTTTCTTGTCCCGGGGCCTAATGGGTGACCTTAACTCCTCTCCCAGTTCCCTATCCACGTGAGTGGacacttttcatttttccttgacACTCAGAGCTCCAGGCTCCCTCCTCTTGATGACCCACCCATGATGGCCgtctcctcctcccaccctctcacGCCCAAATTGGAGGAGTGGCCATCTTCAGTGACCAGGACTTTCTTGTGTTGTAGGTGGCAGACGCCTTTGTGTTCCTTGCTGACCTGTCTGGGCCTCAACGTCTTGTTCCTCACTTTGAATGAGGGTAAGAACTGATTCCAGGGGATTTTTGTGAATGAACGTGGGAAGGAATTCCAAGAAGTGGCCCCTTGTCTTGCCATGGAGTTGGCCTCCTTCCCTGTCTGCTTGATGTCAGAAAACTGGCTCTGGAGCGACACACTCTGGGCTAGAATCCTGGCTGGATTGTTGAGGTGGCACGTTCTTTAATCTGTTTGTCAAGGCCTaattttcctcatctctaaagggAGGATAATAATAGTGCTTTCCTCAGAGAGTAGTTGTGAGGAACGAGGTAGCCTGTATATTACATTTAGCACGGCGCCTGACACAGAGTAAGGACCCGGTGTATtgtagctattattattgtttcCTTCTTGACTGAATGCTGGTGTTTtaacctttttccatttttatttccaagCTGATTCCAGGGTCAGTGAGGGCATGACATGTGGTGAAGGTGCCAGGGAGGTGAATGGTTAAGAGATTTTTGCCACATCCATTGATTTCCTCTGGCTCAGCTGGTGAGCCTGGAGGGGGCTGCTGAGCAGTCACCAGCTCTGAGGGGTCTGTGGCATGAAGGCTTTGAGGTAGATGTGTGGACAGGTGGGTGGCTCTAGAGATCTTGGGTAGTGATGTCTCCTGGGGACTGTTTGTGACAAGATATACCAGGACCcaggcctttttctttttgaactgaCAAGTGGCTGCAGAAAAAGCTAAACCCCTGGGGGGAGATGTGTAAAAGGCCTGAGACAGAGTCTTCTGAGGAACTGGGTcctttattcatgtattcattctaATGTCAAACTTGAATTTCTCAAGTGTCTCCTTTGTTTCCTATGGAGATGCGGATTCAGTGGGTTGAAAACCCAGTTTTTACATAAGATCTCCATTATCTGTTTGTCCAATGACAGATACTTAACTAGCATTTACTGTGTGCCCAGTGCTCTGTTAGCTTGCTTTGGGGATACCATGCTACATGGAAGAAGGTCTTTCTTTGGATTTTCTCTCAGCCTCCCCATTTCTCAGTCCACAGTGGTGTGTCTGTGGTATTCTAAAAGCCAAACGAAAGGCTTCCAATCTGCCCCGGTGGCCCAAAAGGTCAGAATGTCAGTCACAGGGATCTGTTAACAGCCAGACTCCAGGAAGGAGCCCCCTACTGTGTGCTCGCGTAGATTTgttaatgttaaaaaacaaaaagaaaaggagtctGGGGCTATCATAGTGACCAAACTGCATGGAGTCCCAGCCTTCAAGATCCTTTTTATGGAGGAGAAAGCAACTATGGCTATAATCAATCAGTCATGTGGTGAAAAATTTTGTGAGGGAAAATAAAGCTGGGTTAAAGGCTTggagagtgagcaggggagaCACTCTTTCACCTGAGGTGATCAGGGAAGGTCTCTTGGACAGAGCCCTGGCGGAGGTAAGGGAGCGAGTATGTGGGCCTCTGGTGGACAGAGGCCCCCGGTCCTTGCTCCTCATTTACCTGCAGTGTTATTGATCCGTAGGCGCATGGTACTCCGTGGGTGCCCTAATGATTTCAGTGCCTGCCCTTCTGGGCTACCTTCAGGAGGTTTGCCGGGCACGGCTGCCTGAGTCAGAGTTGATGCGGAGGAAGTATCACAGCGTGAGGCAGGAGGACCTCCAGAAAGTTCGCCTGTCTCGCCCCGAGGCTGTGGCCGAGGTGAAGAGCTTGTGAGTATGGAAGGGGCCGGGGCAGTGGGAGATGGTCACAGTGGCAGCGGCCACCACACTGAGTGCTTGCATTGTATGAGGCGGTCTTTCCTCTCATCTGTCGGGTTCTTTCCTCTCATCTTTTGAACAGCTCTGGGAGGTAGCTACTGTTAGTATCCTCCatttatggatgaagaaaagcTTGCATGGCGAAAAGGGGACCAAGCAGGAATGAGAATCCAGATCTAGCTGATTTCACTACAACCTGTGTTCTTTCCACTAGAGAGACAGTTCTGGGTCTTAACGGAGCGTATGCATGCATGAGCCACGGCCAGGGTTCAAATTCCAGCCCTCCATTTACCGGCTGTGTGGCAACCTGTGGCATCTCTGTGCCTCGGGTTCCTCACCTGTTAAATGGCATAATAGTAGGCTTGCCTCATAGGTGGTTGTGAAGACTGAATGAGTGTCCGGTACCCAGGAAGTTTCTGATAAGGGTTAGTCATCGTCACTACACTATCCGGAAGCTTCCTAAATGTGACAGAGCTGGTACTTCCGAAGAGCCACGTTAAGACCATTGAATAACATTAACCATAGCAACTGCaaagcttcaaaaaaaaagttaaaaacaaaacggAGGCCTGGGCCTGGACCCTGTCTGAGTCCATTTTCTGGAGTGGGGTCTGGGTGTCTGGTTTTTAAtacccccccctcttttttttttttttaaataaatgactttaaaCTCAAGTAAGAGTTGCAAGAATAATACTCCCAGACGCCCTGTGCCCAGCTAGAACAGTGATTACATTTGCCACATTGGCTTCCTCTGTTGCTTTTCTCTTGcatattactttttttccttccgAACCATTGAAAGTAAGTGCAGACATCATGCCTATTTACTCCAAATACTTCTTTCCTAAGGACAAGACTTTctcttatgtatttataattgtataattaaaattaggaaattttaCATGGCTAACATCAGCATTCTTGCAATTATCTAATAGGTAGTTAATAATCAGATTTTACCAATAGTATTAATAAggttttttatatacatttaccTTCATCCAGAATCCAGCCCCAAGTCCTACATTACATTTAGTTTTTATGTCTTCTTAGTCTTCTGTAACCTGGAATAGTTTCCTTAGTCTTTGTTtctcatgaccttgacacttttaGATATGATGAGCTTATTATTGTGTAGAATTTCCCTCAGTTTGGGGTTGTTTGGCTCCTTATGATTAGGTGGAGGTTTTGCCTTTTTGCAGGAATATGACAAGCAATGTGTTGTCAGTGTATTGTATCAGGAGGCATATGATGTCAGTCTGTCCCATTAAGGGAGATGCTGAATTTGGTTGTTTGGTTAAGGTTTCTCTGTTGTAAAATGGCCATTGTTGGGTCTTGTCTTTAATACTTTATTACTGTGATAGTTGCGAAGGTGATTTTCTAATTGGCATTTTTAGCCAGCATCTGCTCTAAGAAAGAGCTCTTCCGTCTTATCAGTATTAACTTgagattcttaattttatttaataggtTGTAATccattattgtcattattttgaTCTCAGATTGTCTTAGGTTTGACATAGGAGCTCTTTTGAACTGGCTTCTATGTTCTTTTGATAtgtcccatccttttttttttttttaaagatttatttatttattagagagtgtggGAGCACATGCGCatgggggtgggaaggtgggggtggaggggcagagggagagagagaatctttttttttttttttaagattttatttgtttatttcacagacagagatcacaagtagccagagaggcaggcagagagagggaagcaggctccctgctgagcagagagcccagtgcaggactctgagatcccaggaccctgagatcatagcatgagctgaaggcagaggcttaacccattgagccatccaggcagcccagagagagaaaatctttttttttttttttttaaagattttatttatttatttgatagagagagatcacaagtagatggagaggcaggcagagagagagagagagagagagagagagatggaagcaggctccctgctgagcagagagcccgatgcaggactcgatcccagaccctgagatcatgacctgagccgaaggcagcggcttaactcactgagccacccaggcgcccctggagagagaaaatcttaagcagatgtcctgctgagcacggagcttgatgcggggcttggtcccataactctgagatcatgacctgagccaaaatcaagagttgggtgctcaaccgCCGGAGCCACCCATCATTTCTGAGCGCATGTAATATCCTGAGTCATCTTACACTTGCGCTGCCCCCACTCTGGAATGAGCCATTTCTCCACCGGGCCTttcagaaaccaagatctgggtgcaGCATGCATTCATTACTTCTGGGGGTGGATCCATTTAAAAAAACCTCTCCAGGTGAGTCTGCTTTACAGCCCAGGTGGAGATACAGTGCTCTCTCCTGCCATTTATCCTACAGCTATAGCATGTCTATCTGTGAGGGGGGTTCCCTGCTCCTCATTGTCTCTCAGCCTGGGGAAGTTAAACAGCTGGCCCTACCCCAGCAGCTAGGAAAAGACCCAAGCAGGAACATTTGTCCTGTTTGCATCTCTGTAGGGGTTCCAAAAGGGGGCCTGAAACGTACGCAGTTTCTTCtgagctctctgcccctcctttggGTTTGAAGAGACCAGCTGTCCCTGGCTAGCTATGCCCGTGAGGTCCTAGCTCCTGTGGTTCCGAGCTCTGGCTCACGGCAGTgccctgtgcccacagcctgaTCCAGCTGGAGGCCTTCCTGAGCCGCCTGTGCCACACCTGTGAGGCCGCCTACCGTGTGCTGCACTGGGAGAACCCCACCGCATCCTCACAGTGAGTGGACGCCGCTCCCCCCACCGCTGCCCTGCAGGGATTTGTCAGGGCAGGGAGCTTCTGCtccccttgctcagcggggagagcCTCTGAGGCTCTTGTGTGTAGGCCTGCCTGTGAACTTGTGGGCTGGGATGTACTGCTTTTGTTTAGTCACCTTTTAGGTgtggtaaaaatattttgagagtaGAAATGTAACTCACCATGTAATCTCACCCACTCGTTTGATTAGCAGATGTCATGTTTATGAAGTGTGCCCGTTGCCGAGTGGCTGTGTTCCAGAGTGATTTCCTTCTGATCTTAGGAGTTTCTGACACTGTGGTTCCTCTCTTTCGTTGCAGGTTCTATGGGGCTCTTCTGGGCACAGTTTGCATGCTTTATCTGCTGCCCCTGTGCTGGGTCCTTGCCCTTTTAAACAGCACGCTCTTTCTGGGGAATGTGGAGTTCTTCCGAGGTAAGCCTCGGACAGCTTGGACATCTCAGCAGAGGCTCAGGCTCTGGGGGCTAGGTTAGGCTCCCGGGTTTGTCGGGCCCTCCAGCTAATCATCGTTTGCTGTGCCTTCCACAAGGGGGCAGCACCACACCAGGGTAGTTTCTGGGAGGGCTCCTGGGCTCTGCATCTGAGATGTCAGGGGGCATCCAGGGGAGGCTGCTACTGTGGGGGgtccttctccctttccaagaCTGGTGAATCCCTACTTATGTGATGTGGTGGCTTCTGGGAGATGAGGGAGGGATGTTTTCCCAGTGTTACCATCCGCATCCTGGGATGCAGCCACCTGGAGGGGCTACTTCGAGTGATCCCGGAGTTCTAGTCTGCCGTCTAGCTTCTAAAGCGGGGAGGCAGTCTGGAGAGGCCCTGAGCCACAGAAGCCCGGGTTTGCACACGTGTTTGGTTGATTGCTGTATTTGTTTGCCTTCCTGTAGTTGGGTGATTAGTTACTGAAGCCGTAATTCATCCAACACAGTGCATTTAATCCCTCTGTAGCCGTCTAATGGGGTGGGTGGGGTAGCCCTGTTCTGCTTATGAGGCTCAGGTTAGGTGATCTGTTCAGAGTTAGGAGGGTGACTTTCTTGCAGCTGAGAGCAGGCTGGTGCAAGAGGCCAGCTACCTGTAGAAGGGGGGATCCCCAGAGCACCACTCATTCCATCCTGTTTATGCCCCCCACTCTGTTTTTGCCCTGGGCAGTGGTGTCTGAGTACAGGGCACGTCTGCAGCAGCGGCTGAACCCCAAGCAGAAAGACAGTGTTTTTGAGAGCCCGGTACTGCTGGAGGCTGGAGAAAAGTGTGCTGTGCGGGACTGCACACCTGCACCCACGCCCACAGAGGTGAGCACCCCCCACCAGAGGGTAGAGCCTCCTGAAGGCAGCGGATGGCGCTTTCTGGTTCCCAACTTGTTCATGCCCCGGAGTTCCTGGCCTCTTCACAGTTCCTGCTGCTTCCCTGGCCTCCTTTTCTCAGAAATGTTTAATAATGATAAGCATAATGATAACAGCTACTGCTTGCTTTGTTGAATGCTTACTCTGCTGATGTAAGGACTTTAGAGGTACTACTGGGTGAGGTGTAGGTTGCTTCTGAGAATGAGAGGGTTTGCTGCTGCATGGGAGAAGGCTGAGGCCCAGAGTGCTTGTGCCAGTGTTGGGGGGGAGGCAGGACTCAGACCAGGCCCTGTGGTTCTAGCACCTGAGCTGTGCAGCCACCGTGGGGCCATCTGTGGTCTTGGGCCCAGGTCCCTGTCCCTCTAGGTCAGAGAGGGCCCTCCTTCTTTCTCGCATGTGTGCCATCTCCCCTGGGGCAGGAATGGATGTTTTAGGGAACCTGGGTGTTGGCTCCAGGGAGCTGGTGGCCTCTGCCTTGGGGGCAgggctcccctctccttctgtaaTAGTCTCTCTTCCCAGGACCTCACGCCCGGCAGTgtggaggaggctgaggaggcTGAGCCCGATGAGGAGTTCAAAGATGCGATTGAGGTGGGTGGCCCTTCCCTACCACTCTCTACTGATCAGGCGGGAAGCCAGCTGGTCTGGAGCTGGGTGGCTTCTAACATCCCAAATCCAGGTTTTTCAGTTCTCTTTATCCAGATGAGAAGCCAGAACTTGTGAGCTAGAGCTCGCTGGATGAAAGGGTACCTCTGAGCTTCCTTCCGTTCTCTGACTGACCTACTCCTCTGTCATGCGTGCTTAGGGCAAGGATGGCTCTGGAAGCCTCTGGGAAGTACCCTGTATCGGGGGCTGGATCATTTACCAGCTAAGCTGGAGACTCTGGGCTTGGTGTCTTGGTTGTGGGGCAGGCAGACTTGGGGAGGGCACTGGCCCAGGTCTTTCACTGCTCTTATGCAGAATGAGATTCGAAAGATGTCTCTTTGGCGGGGTAGACTAGGGGGGAAGCTGGAGAAAGTGGTTGCAGGCCAAGGGCTAGGTCAGAATCTTCCCGATTTTAAGACAGTGATTCAAACTGGTAGttgcagaagcattttatttggcatccaagatttaaaaacatttacaaatggATAGATTTCAGTGATGAGTCTGGATTTTCAGTTTCTCTGAACAGTCAGCAGCTCTGGTAGTCCCAAGTGTGCAGTGGTCAGTGTGGCTGAGGAGTGACTgtcccctttccctgcccccaccctccttgTCCCCGGTCACTGAGTGCCTATGTGGTGGCTGTTGTCACAGCTGTGCTGTTGCATTTCCATAGAGCAGGACGTCATTTCCCTATCTCTGTAAAGGGGTCTTGTGCATTGCCCCGGGCCTGTGATTTACCCTAGCCCACTTCCCTCTCACCTCAGCCTCACCCACATCCGCATTTACATTTTCAGCTGCTTAATGATTTCTCCCAGACTTGAGTATGCCACTGTAGACTGTGCATCTCGGGGCGGTGGTGGAGGGAGTGAGGACAGCCAGGGCCTTCGGGCTCTTTTGTTCCTGACCCACAGTAGCGAACACATTTTACATCTTGGCCTAGTTCACACTTATGTCTGCAAAATGTGTAAAACTTAAATGGAGCAaaagttttctgaaaatacattttaagggatattttctgttctattgaAATCATGAGCTACTTTTAGTGAATTATCTCACCCAGTTTGAGAAACCGTAGTACCCAGCTTCTCTCAAGCTGATGTGATGCTGGGCTCCTCCGCCGGGGGCCTCTGTGGACGTCATCCTCTGTGGTGCGCTCAGACAGAACTCAGGGGCACTTCTATATTTCCCTTGGCCTGTGGGACCCCTCCTGGTGGCGTCCTTCCTGCTGTCtacctctgttttctctccttctcccgcACACCTTGGGAGGCAGGAGACTCACTTGGTGGTGCTGGTAAGTAGGAGCCTTGGTGAGGCGGGCAGGGactgggcagggggaggctgACCGAGCCGGCTGGCCCCATGCTTCGTGGGGTATGCTGTGCTGGGGGCCTCTGCACGTGGCTCCCGGAGCCCTGCCACGAGGTGGGCAGGACTGGAAGCAGCTGTTCCCACAGGAGGATGACGAAGGTGCCCCATGTCCAGTGGAAGACGAGCTGGTCCTACAGGACAACGGGTTTCTGAGCAAGAATGAGGTACTGCGCAGCAAGGTGTCCCGGCTCACGGAGCGGCTTCGCAAACGCTGCCCTTCCAACAACTTCGGTACGGCCAGGCCTGAGGAAGGGGGCTGCGTGGGTGTCGTGGGGCCAGAGTTTGGGAACTGTGGGTACTGGTTTGTGATGAGAGTAAGGAGTAACGCCATGTGCCCGGGCCCCGGGGAGGGTAGCAGACAAACAGTGGCACTGCCAAGGGGGTGAGTCTGCATTCCTTCTTGTTCCTCTATCCTCCTTGAACGTTAACTTGAAGGAAGTTGAGGCGCTCTGTTCCAGAAACGCCACTCCAGGATTGGAGAGTGGTGTCATCCTGAGGCAGAGGCCCAGAAGGCAGTGTGGCAGGATGGCTGAGAACAAGATGTAGCATCTGACTGCCCCGGGGTAAATCTCAGCTCTTCTGGGTGTCCTTGAGCAAACGatataacctctctgtgcctcaggttcccgTTCTAAGAAATGGCAGTAATACCAGTTCTTATCTCATGGGGTTCTTGGAGGTCTCTAATTTGGTGATGCTTATTAAGTGGTAGCACAGTGCTGGCTGGGTCACAGTAAGTTGCTTAGTAAGGGGGGTGTGAACATGAGGGGTCCTGGTCCGTCCCGCAGGTGCCTAGCAGCTTGTCTGGATCTTTCCTGTCCGGCATGAAACAAGTTGAAGCAAAAAGTATCTTCCTTTGCACATGATAGAATCCCAAGGTCCCTTCTCCTCAGCCAAGTTTGTGGACTGATCAGTCCTTATTTTACTGGGAGGGTCAGGGTGGCTCAAGGAAGGCAGCTTTGGAGAAAGGTAGACATGGCTATTAGCATGGTGGGAAACCCGGCTCAGACCGGGAGAGCAGTTGCTGAGCCAGATAAAGTTCTGGCTGAAGAGAGCAGGTGACTTGGGGGTCATGCTGGTCTGGAGGAAGAGCCTTGCTTGTGCTTGGTGTTGGCCTCCAGGAGGATGGGGCGGCTATGCTGTTCATTTCGGTGGGAGTGAGTTCTAGAGTCTGCATCCTGGGAGAAGCCCTGGGGTTCTTTTGAGGAATTTGGCCCAGGGCATCCAGGGGCCTGCCTTCCTGCCCCTGTGGCACCAGGGCCCTTGTTCTCCAGGATTAGAGGTCCTGggcatgctttttctttctgctctgtgAGTGCACCCCAGTCATTTCCAGTTCCCTTTTGTTTGTGGTGATCACAGACTTCTCCGGGGCACTGTGTTCAGTGCACTTGCATGTACACGGTCTCATCTAGTCCAGATGGTAGATGCAATAGGGACAGGCAGTTCTTAGGGGCTTAGGAGCATCTGGGTTCCAGAAGTTCCAAGTGACACTATGCAAGAATCGTATTCTTGCTGTAGCATATGATTCATCCATGTGTATGAATTTTAAGTCAAGGCCTTTAGACGTTCTCATTTGCAGGTGAGTAACCTCAGGTGAGAAAAAGTGATTTGCTTTATGTCTTCAGCCAGTTAATGGTCGAGCTATGACTCAAATCCAAGCCATTTGATGTGGCTCCtgtgttcttgtatttttttcctcactcATAATGCTCCCTTTGCCTTAGTGTCTGAAGTCCTCTGgttttatgtcttattttattttattttttaaaagattttatttattcatcagatagagatcacaagtaggcagagaggcaggtgagggaggtggggaagcaggctccctgctgagcagagagcccgattcgggatcccaggaccctgggatcatgacctgagccaaagtcagaggctttaatccactgagccacccaggcgtccctatgtctTATTTTAATACTTGGTTTTTGGTTCAGGTAATCCCAGCAGGGTTGGGTAAAGGCCTTTCAGGTTCACATGAGGCTGGCAAGGGCAGAAAATGCTGCTTTTTTGGTAAGCCTCTCTTAATTCCCATTCTTTAAGACTGCTCGATGTCCTCTTCCTGAGATGTTCTCAGACTCCTTGCTGTGAGGGCAGGTGCAGCAGCTCTGCTCCTGGGTCTGGCTCCCACAGGCTAGGGGGAGGTGAGCCACATTCAGGGCAACTCCATTCTGGCTGCCCGTGGAGGGCGGGGACAGGGACAGACGAGGACAGGCTGCTCAGGGGCTTCTTTGTGGCCCTGCTCTGTCCCAGAGGCTCTTTGACCATTACCCTGGCAGGGCCCACGAAATCTTAGGCTCCTTCCTGCTCCCGTGGCATCATTACATGGTGAGTCAGGCCTTTTgctgagggtgggggcagggagagttgGTAGGTGTTGGAAGGGAACAGGGCTGCTCTCCTCCATATACCTGTTTTGAGCTGGTGTCAGCATCCTAAGCCCTCCTTGGCTTAGGCTTGTGCAGTGAGTACATGTTGGTTTCACCAGACCACATGGCTGCCCTGGGATCCTTGGCCCTGATGTTCCATCCTGGACTTGGGCCTGAGTGTCAGTCTTTGAGTGGCTCCAATCCTCTGCCCCGTGCCTTTGTCCCCTTTGCTAAGGAGAAGCAGAGATGgattgcttcattttttaaaagatttatttagtggggcacctgggtggcgcagttagttaagtgtttcagttgattaagtgctggtca
This Neovison vison isolate M4711 chromosome 2, ASM_NN_V1, whole genome shotgun sequence DNA region includes the following protein-coding sequences:
- the ZFYVE27 gene encoding protrudin isoform X3 → MQTSEREGSGPEVSPSVMPEAPLESPSAPTKSPAFDLFNLVLSYKRLEIYLEPLKDAGDGVRYLLRWQTPLCSLLTCLGLNVLFLTLNEGAWYSVGALMISVPALLGYLQEVCRARLPESELMRRKYHSVRQEDLQKVRLSRPEAVAEVKSFLIQLEAFLSRLCHTCEAAYRVLHWENPTASSQFYGALLGTVCMLYLLPLCWVLALLNSTLFLGNVEFFRVVSEYRARLQQRLNPKQKDSVFESPVLLEAGEKCAVRDCTPAPTPTEDLTPGSVEEAEEAEPDEEFKDAIEETHLVVLEDDEGAPCPVEDELVLQDNGFLSKNEVLRSKVSRLTERLRKRCPSNNFGNCTGCSATFSVLKKRRSCSNCGNSFCSRCCSFKVPKSSMGATAPEAQRETVFVCASCNQTLSK
- the ZFYVE27 gene encoding protrudin isoform X7, translated to MQTSEREGSGPEVSPSVMPEAPLESPSAPTKSPAFDLFNLVLSYKRLEIYLEPLKDAGDGVRYLLSLIQLEAFLSRLCHTCEAAYRVLHWENPTASSQFYGALLGTVCMLYLLPLCWVLALLNSTLFLGNVEFFRVVSEYRARLQQRLNPKQKDSVFESPVLLEAGEKCAVRDCTPAPTPTEDLTPGSVEEAEEAEPDEEFKDAIEEDDEGAPCPVEDELVLQDNGFLSKNEVLRSKVSRLTERLRKRCPSNNFGNCTGCSATFSVLKKRRSCSNCGNSFCSRCCSFKVPKSSMGATAPEAQRETVFVCASCNQTLSK
- the ZFYVE27 gene encoding protrudin isoform X4, producing MQTSEREGSGPEVSPSVMPEAPLESPSAPTKSPAFDLFNLVLSYKRLEIYLEPLKDAGDGVRYLLRWQTPLCSLLTCLGLNVLFLTLNEGAWYSVGALMISVPALLGYLQEVCRARLPESELMRRKYHSVRQEDLQKVRLSRPEAVAEVKSFLIQLEAFLSRLCHTCEAAYRVLHWENPTASSQFYGALLGTVCMLYLLPLCWVLALLNSTLFLGNVEFFRVVSEYRARLQQRLNPKQKDSVFESPVLLEAGEKCAVRDCTPAPTPTEDLTPGSVEEAEEAEPDEEFKDAIEEDDEGAPCPVEDELVLQDNGFLSKNEVLRSKVSRLTERLRKRCPSNNFGNCTGCSATFSVLKKRRSCSNCGNSFCSRCCSFKVPKSSMGATAPEAQRETVFVCASCNQTLSK
- the ZFYVE27 gene encoding protrudin isoform X1, whose product is MQTSEREGSGPEVSPSVMPEAPLESPSAPTKSPAFDLFNLVLSYKRLEIYLEPLKDAGDGVRYLLRWQTPLCSLLTCLGLNVLFLTLNEGAWYSVGALMISVPALLGYLQEVCRARLPESELMRRKYHSVRQEDLQKVRLSRPEAVAEVKSFLIQLEAFLSRLCHTCEAAYRVLHWENPTASSQFYGALLGTVCMLYLLPLCWVLALLNSTLFLGNVEFFRVVSEYRARLQQRLNPKQKDSVFESPVLLEAGEKCAVRDCTPAPTPTEDLTPGSVEEAEEAEPDEEFKDAIEETHLVVLEDDEGAPCPVEDELVLQDNGFLSKNEVLRSKVSRLTERLRKRCPSNNFGNCTGCSATFSVLKKRRSCSNCGNSFCSRCCSFKVPKSSMGATGGSRLPTPSCSRRAVLHPTALKPVFELLPGARHCAAGCGGIRDGSDSGPLPPGTL
- the ZFYVE27 gene encoding protrudin isoform X5, which translates into the protein MQTSEREGSGPEVSPSVMPEAPLESPSAPTKSPAFDLFNLVLSYKRLEIYLEPLKDAGDGVRYLLSLIQLEAFLSRLCHTCEAAYRVLHWENPTASSQFYGALLGTVCMLYLLPLCWVLALLNSTLFLGNVEFFRVVSEYRARLQQRLNPKQKDSVFESPVLLEAGEKCAVRDCTPAPTPTEDLTPGSVEEAEEAEPDEEFKDAIEETHLVVLEDDEGAPCPVEDELVLQDNGFLSKNEVLRSKVSRLTERLRKRCPSNNFGNCTGCSATFSVLKKRRSCSNCGNSFCSRCCSFKVPKSSMGATGGSRLPTPSCSRRAVLHPTALKPVFELLPGARHCAAGCGGIRDGSDSGPLPPGTL
- the ZFYVE27 gene encoding protrudin isoform X6, producing the protein MQTSEREGSGPEVSPSVMPEAPLESPSAPTKSPAFDLFNLVLSYKRLEIYLEPLKDAGDGVRYLLSLIQLEAFLSRLCHTCEAAYRVLHWENPTASSQFYGALLGTVCMLYLLPLCWVLALLNSTLFLGNVEFFRVVSEYRARLQQRLNPKQKDSVFESPVLLEAGEKCAVRDCTPAPTPTEDLTPGSVEEAEEAEPDEEFKDAIEETHLVVLEDDEGAPCPVEDELVLQDNGFLSKNEVLRSKVSRLTERLRKRCPSNNFGNCTGCSATFSVLKKRRSCSNCGNSFCSRCCSFKVPKSSMGATAPEAQRETVFVCASCNQTLSK
- the ZFYVE27 gene encoding protrudin isoform X2; protein product: MQTSEREGSGPEVSPSVMPEAPLESPSAPTKSPAFDLFNLVLSYKRLEIYLEPLKDAGDGVRYLLRWQTPLCSLLTCLGLNVLFLTLNEGAWYSVGALMISVPALLGYLQEVCRARLPESELMRRKYHSVRQEDLQKVRLSRPEAVAEVKSFLIQLEAFLSRLCHTCEAAYRVLHWENPTASSQFYGALLGTVCMLYLLPLCWVLALLNSTLFLGNVEFFRVVSEYRARLQQRLNPKQKDSVFESPVLLEAGEKCAVRDCTPAPTPTEDLTPGSVEEAEEAEPDEEFKDAIEEDDEGAPCPVEDELVLQDNGFLSKNEVLRSKVSRLTERLRKRCPSNNFGNCTGCSATFSVLKKRRSCSNCGNSFCSRCCSFKVPKSSMGATGGSRLPTPSCSRRAVLHPTALKPVFELLPGARHCAAGCGGIRDGSDSGPLPPGTL